One window of the Catenulispora sp. EB89 genome contains the following:
- the rhaS gene encoding rhamnose ABC transporter substrate-binding protein codes for MSTVLIRTTPRLRRKAPRAVAALAASGLIALSLSACGGATKSSTDKAASTAPAVTQSGSADPNAATKKGLTVAFLPKQVNNPYFNISDAGGNTALTALGESYKEVGTTSATDTAGQVSYVNTLTQQHVSAIAVSAQDPGALCTALKQAMSAGIKVVTYDSDTDPGCRQVFVSQASSEALGRSEVDLLGKELNYSGQIAILSAAQTATNQNAWIGFMQDELKKPQFANMKLVKIAYGNDDAQMSFQQTQGLLQQYPGLKGVISPTTVGIKAAAQYLDGSQYKGKVLLTGLGTPNDMRSYVQDGTVKAFELWDPGKLGQLAAYTAVALASGQISGGQGQTFTAGALGSFTIGAQGVVTLGAPTVFDSSNIGQFNF; via the coding sequence ATGAGCACAGTCCTGATACGCACCACTCCGCGCCTGCGGCGCAAAGCCCCGCGCGCCGTCGCGGCGCTCGCCGCGAGCGGGCTGATCGCGCTGAGCCTGAGCGCGTGCGGCGGCGCCACCAAGAGCTCGACGGACAAGGCCGCCTCGACCGCGCCGGCCGTGACGCAGAGCGGATCGGCCGATCCGAACGCCGCGACCAAGAAGGGCCTGACCGTCGCGTTCCTGCCCAAGCAGGTCAACAACCCGTACTTCAACATCTCCGACGCCGGCGGCAACACCGCGCTGACCGCACTCGGCGAGAGTTACAAGGAGGTCGGCACCACCAGCGCCACCGACACCGCCGGACAGGTGTCCTACGTCAATACCCTGACGCAGCAGCACGTGTCGGCCATCGCGGTGTCCGCGCAGGACCCCGGCGCGCTGTGCACGGCGCTCAAGCAGGCGATGAGCGCGGGGATCAAGGTGGTCACGTACGACTCGGACACCGATCCGGGCTGCCGGCAGGTGTTCGTGTCGCAGGCCAGCTCCGAGGCGCTGGGCCGCAGCGAGGTCGACCTGCTGGGCAAGGAGCTGAACTACAGCGGGCAGATCGCGATCCTGTCGGCGGCGCAGACCGCGACGAATCAGAACGCGTGGATCGGCTTCATGCAGGACGAGTTGAAGAAGCCGCAGTTCGCGAACATGAAGCTGGTGAAGATCGCGTACGGGAATGACGACGCGCAGATGTCGTTCCAGCAGACGCAAGGCCTGTTGCAGCAGTACCCGGGATTGAAGGGGGTCATCTCGCCGACCACGGTCGGGATCAAGGCCGCCGCGCAGTACCTGGACGGGTCGCAGTACAAGGGGAAGGTACTTCTCACGGGGCTGGGGACGCCGAACGACATGCGGTCGTACGTGCAGGACGGGACCGTGAAGGCGTTCGAGCTGTGGGACCCGGGCAAACTCGGACAGCTCGCCGCGTACACCGCGGTCGCGCTGGCTTCCGGGCAGATCTCCGGCGGGCAGGGGCAGACGTTCACCGCCGGGGCGCTGGGGAGCTTCACGATCGGTGCGCAGGGGGTGGTCACGCTCGGTGCGCCGACGGTGTTCGACTCCTCGAACATCGGTCAGTTCAACTTCTAG
- a CDS encoding ABC transporter permease: protein MAEAPETLSTQGLSAQGIGRRPALIGAVRWDTVVGALLVILIGVSFSTVGGFGNALNISFLIGNTLPVAAIALPMTMLVAAGEIDLSVGSTVGLSGAVMGALWNHGVNINAIIVICALLGVVCGLANALLVTRLGLPSLAVTIGTMALYRGVAQIVLGSNSVTDFPQNYLDFGSGRLGGSFLPTAVLPWLVLAALAVVVLHATGFGRSVFAVGASPEAAWYAGVRVKRVKLSLFVATGLISSLTGVFWVLHYASATYSNATGLELSVVAAVLLGGVDFDGGRGTLGGAIAGVFLLGTLQNVMSLADVSAQSQTVVTGVLLTVSVLGPRVARQVFARQARLQPMRGKS, encoded by the coding sequence ATGGCTGAGGCCCCGGAAACCCTGAGCACACAAGGCCTGAGCGCACAAGGGATCGGACGCCGGCCGGCGCTGATCGGCGCCGTCCGGTGGGACACCGTCGTCGGGGCGCTGCTGGTGATCCTGATCGGCGTCTCCTTCAGCACCGTCGGCGGTTTCGGCAACGCGTTGAACATCAGCTTCCTGATCGGCAACACGCTGCCGGTCGCGGCGATCGCGCTGCCGATGACGATGCTGGTGGCGGCCGGCGAGATCGACCTGTCGGTGGGCTCCACGGTGGGCCTGTCGGGGGCGGTGATGGGCGCGCTGTGGAACCACGGCGTGAACATCAACGCGATCATCGTGATCTGCGCCCTGCTCGGCGTGGTCTGCGGCCTGGCCAACGCGCTGCTGGTGACCCGGCTCGGGCTGCCCTCGCTGGCCGTCACGATCGGCACGATGGCGCTGTACCGCGGCGTCGCGCAGATCGTGCTCGGCTCGAACTCGGTCACCGACTTCCCGCAGAACTACCTGGACTTCGGCTCGGGCCGGCTGGGCGGCTCGTTCCTGCCGACGGCCGTGCTGCCCTGGCTGGTGCTGGCGGCGCTGGCGGTCGTGGTGCTGCACGCCACCGGCTTCGGCCGCTCGGTGTTCGCCGTCGGCGCCTCGCCGGAGGCCGCCTGGTACGCCGGGGTCCGCGTCAAGCGGGTCAAGCTGTCGCTGTTCGTGGCCACCGGCTTGATCTCCTCGCTCACCGGCGTGTTCTGGGTGCTGCACTACGCCAGCGCCACGTACAGCAACGCCACCGGACTGGAGCTGTCGGTGGTGGCCGCGGTGCTGCTCGGCGGCGTGGACTTCGACGGCGGCCGGGGCACGCTCGGCGGCGCGATCGCGGGGGTGTTCCTGCTCGGCACGCTGCAGAACGTGATGAGCCTGGCCGACGTCTCCGCGCAGTCCCAGACGGTCGTCACCGGCGTGCTGCTGACCGTTTCCGTGCTCGGGCCGCGGGTGGCCCGGCAGGTGTTCGCCAGGCAAGCCCGACTCCAACCAATGAGGGGAAAGTCATGA
- a CDS encoding ABC transporter permease, producing the protein MTASTTAAEQPLLAAEAPRALLDRVLRMRELAILVVLAVMLVATQIDNTSFLSQQGIKDLLLNGTILVLVAVGEAVVVITGNVDLSVGSVLGVTAFAAGDLLRHGGNPVLAIGLAVVLGAGFGAFNGILVGLGQVPSLVVTLGTLYIIRALDSIWVGSREVTASLLPSGYKSFGHNGIWAIPYLALLAVVVLVAVGYFLRNYRSGRECYALGSHAQAAALAGVPVRRRVLGAFILCGALAGLAGALYLARFSYADAGTGTGYELTVVSAVVVGGVGFTGGSGSVYGAALGALLLTSINSVLPAIGVSSVWIEAIDGVLLLLAISVDRVVALRIAGLLRSRARQVRSGTDG; encoded by the coding sequence ATGACGGCCTCCACGACGGCGGCCGAGCAGCCGCTGCTCGCCGCCGAGGCGCCGCGGGCCCTGCTGGACCGGGTGCTGCGGATGCGCGAGTTGGCCATCCTGGTGGTGCTGGCCGTGATGCTGGTCGCCACGCAGATCGACAACACCTCGTTCCTGTCCCAGCAGGGAATCAAGGACCTGCTTCTCAACGGCACGATCCTGGTGCTGGTGGCGGTCGGCGAGGCGGTCGTGGTGATCACCGGCAACGTCGACCTGTCGGTCGGCTCGGTGCTGGGCGTCACGGCCTTCGCCGCCGGCGATCTGTTGCGACACGGCGGGAATCCGGTCCTGGCGATCGGCTTGGCGGTGGTCCTCGGGGCCGGATTCGGCGCCTTCAACGGGATCCTCGTGGGCCTGGGCCAGGTGCCCTCGCTGGTGGTCACGCTGGGGACGCTCTACATCATCCGCGCCCTGGACTCGATCTGGGTCGGCTCCCGCGAGGTCACCGCGAGCCTGTTGCCGAGCGGCTACAAAAGCTTCGGCCACAACGGAATCTGGGCGATCCCGTATCTGGCGCTGCTGGCCGTCGTCGTGCTGGTCGCGGTCGGGTACTTCCTGCGCAACTACCGCAGCGGCCGGGAGTGCTACGCGCTCGGCTCGCACGCGCAGGCCGCGGCGCTGGCCGGCGTTCCGGTTCGGCGACGCGTGCTGGGTGCCTTCATATTGTGCGGCGCGCTGGCAGGCCTGGCCGGGGCGCTGTATCTGGCCCGGTTCAGTTACGCCGACGCCGGGACCGGCACCGGCTACGAACTCACCGTCGTCTCGGCCGTGGTGGTCGGCGGCGTCGGCTTCACCGGGGGCTCGGGCAGCGTCTACGGCGCGGCGCTCGGCGCGCTGCTGCTCACCTCCATCAACAGCGTCCTGCCCGCGATCGGCGTCAGCTCGGTGTGGATCGAGGCGATCGACGGAGTCCTGCTGCTGCTGGCGATCTCGGTGGACCGGGTGGTGGCGCTGCGGATCGCCGGGCTGTTGCGCAGCCGGGCCCGACAGGTGAGGAGCGGCACCGATGGCTGA
- a CDS encoding sugar ABC transporter ATP-binding protein, whose translation MKKPDPDPDVPVLALEGVSKSFGAVRALRSVSLSLFAGEAHALAGENGAGKSTLIKVLAGVHRPDEGRVLLGGVPVEFGGPAAARDAGVAVIYQEPTLFPDLSVAENIFMGRQPKRSFGRVDHRAVHQAVAGLFARLGVAMDPERPARGLSIADQQLVEIAKALSFDARVLIMDEPTAALTGSEVARLFTVVRALREQGAAVLFISHRLSEVFELCQRVTTLRDGALVAAEPLAGLTEADLVRRMVGRTLDELYPKQPAEVGEVALDVSRLTREGVFTDVSFQVRSGEIVGLAGLVGAGRSEVARAVFGIDRFDAGQVAVAGRKLKGGSPSLAMAAGLALVPEDRRAQGLIMQMSVERNIGLADLPAHHPAGLVSRRAERDRAVDWAAKLQVKYTRLSDLVGTLSGGNQQKVVLAKWLATGPRVLIVDEPTRGIDVGTKAEVHRLLSQLAADGVAVLMISSDLPEILGMADRVLVMREGRISAEIPRAGATEQTVMAAATGAAVGDAAGGAI comes from the coding sequence ATGAAGAAACCCGACCCGGACCCCGACGTTCCGGTCCTCGCGCTCGAGGGGGTGAGCAAGTCCTTCGGCGCTGTGCGTGCGCTGCGTTCGGTGTCCCTCTCGCTCTTCGCCGGCGAGGCGCACGCGCTGGCCGGCGAGAACGGAGCCGGCAAGTCGACGCTGATCAAGGTGCTGGCCGGGGTGCACCGGCCGGATGAGGGCCGCGTGCTGCTGGGCGGCGTGCCGGTGGAGTTCGGCGGGCCCGCCGCGGCGCGCGACGCCGGGGTGGCCGTCATCTACCAGGAACCGACGTTGTTCCCCGACCTGAGCGTGGCGGAGAACATCTTCATGGGGCGCCAGCCCAAGCGCTCGTTCGGCCGCGTCGACCACCGCGCGGTGCACCAGGCCGTGGCGGGCCTGTTCGCCCGGCTCGGCGTCGCGATGGATCCGGAGCGGCCCGCGCGCGGACTGTCCATCGCCGACCAGCAGCTGGTCGAGATCGCCAAGGCGCTGTCCTTCGACGCGCGGGTGCTCATCATGGACGAGCCGACCGCGGCGCTCACCGGCAGCGAGGTGGCGCGGCTGTTCACCGTGGTGCGGGCGCTGCGGGAGCAGGGCGCCGCGGTGCTGTTCATCTCGCACCGGCTCTCGGAGGTGTTCGAACTCTGCCAAAGGGTCACGACGCTGCGCGACGGGGCGCTGGTGGCCGCCGAGCCGCTGGCCGGACTGACCGAGGCCGACCTGGTACGGCGGATGGTCGGCCGCACCCTCGACGAGCTCTACCCCAAGCAGCCGGCCGAGGTCGGCGAGGTCGCCCTGGATGTCAGCAGGCTGACACGCGAGGGCGTCTTCACCGACGTCTCCTTCCAGGTGCGCTCCGGGGAGATCGTGGGCCTGGCGGGGCTGGTCGGCGCCGGACGCAGCGAGGTCGCGCGCGCCGTGTTCGGCATCGACCGGTTCGACGCCGGGCAGGTCGCGGTGGCGGGGCGCAAGCTCAAGGGGGGTTCGCCGAGCCTGGCGATGGCCGCGGGCCTGGCCCTGGTCCCGGAGGACCGGCGGGCGCAGGGCCTGATCATGCAGATGAGCGTCGAGCGCAACATCGGCCTGGCCGATCTGCCCGCGCACCACCCCGCCGGGCTGGTCAGCCGGCGCGCCGAACGCGATCGCGCGGTGGACTGGGCCGCCAAGCTCCAGGTGAAGTACACGCGCCTGTCCGATCTGGTCGGCACGCTGTCCGGGGGCAACCAGCAGAAGGTCGTGCTGGCCAAGTGGCTGGCCACCGGGCCGCGGGTGCTGATCGTGGACGAGCCCACGCGCGGCATCGACGTCGGCACCAAGGCCGAGGTGCACCGGCTGCTCTCGCAGCTGGCGGCGGACGGCGTCGCGGTGCTGATGATCTCCTCGGACCTGCCGGAGATCCTGGGCATGGCCGACCGGGTCCTGGTGATGCGCGAGGGCCGGATCAGCGCCGAGATCCCCCGCGCGGGCGCGACCGAGCAGACCGTGATGGCGGCGGCCACCGGCGCGGCGGTCGGGGACGCGGCAGGGGGTGCGATATGA
- a CDS encoding trehalase family glycosidase: protein MKHIPIAVLAFGLTIGGVGTAVGDPVPALANAAPHAASQSASQSALLAAPHSAPRSATLHTAATNPCAADNLSPTSRTVAPVAIYGTSGTVSNSSALLSGQSTRLTGNDSAVTVDFGKDVGGVVTLNFAGASDSSQSVGLAFSESSQFVGTGSDASSGGGADGALFAAVPAGGGSYTMPKDKLRGGFRYLTLFLNSGGYADINGVSLAFSAAPNASDPAAYPDYFCSNDDTLNRLWYAGAYTTQLDTIDPTEGRAWPPPSSGWENNAVIGTGTEVLTDGAKRDRTVWPGDMGVSAVTAYVSTDDMLGVRNSLTTMYQGQKSTGELPFSGPAFNLYGSDTYHMWTLIGTYTYYLDTSDKAWLDSIWSKYQLGMSFMTAKIDGNNLLNVTNTNDWARGDQGGENIEANAMLYEALTTGARLATAEGNGSLAATYTNQAANIKNAVNATLWDGSVGAYKDNPTSTLYPQDGNSLAVWYGLTTPSQATAVAAHLRGNWNSLGAQAPEFNDNLSPFSGSMELFAHFAAGDDVNALNLMRDEWGYQLASPIGTASTFWEGFANNGTLNAYSSSFTSLAHGWSTGPTGALTTDVLGVSPTAPSGTAYQVVPHPGDLTHVEGLLTVAAGKQIQAGYDHDTAGDFSLTVNSSTNSGSTGVIAVPTWGQSRTVTVNGQTAWNGSAFVGAPGIASADTDGQYVYFRGVAPGAYTLAYSASATAPPIGYRALPGTWTRCAAENGTCAVNGTSVIAFGADARFNYLQTGSATSCSDSVFGDPNNGVAKWCYVQTTQPPPPGWQQCSTENQNCSYSGLMTIAFGANGTYKFATLGGNGTACDDAVFGDPTPGVAKACYLLGPPPSFATWTACAAENGSCTFSGSHEVAFGVNGRYYFGSFSGGTPCTNTVFGDPAFGSAKACYVQ, encoded by the coding sequence ATGAAGCACATCCCCATCGCCGTGCTCGCTTTCGGCCTGACGATCGGCGGTGTCGGCACCGCCGTCGGCGATCCGGTACCAGCCCTCGCGAACGCGGCCCCACATGCCGCGTCGCAATCCGCATCGCAATCCGCACTGCTTGCCGCACCACATTCCGCACCGCGATCGGCGACCTTGCACACCGCCGCGACCAACCCCTGCGCCGCCGACAACCTGTCCCCCACCTCTCGGACGGTCGCCCCGGTCGCGATCTACGGAACCAGCGGCACCGTCAGCAACTCCTCGGCACTGCTGAGCGGGCAAAGCACTCGACTGACCGGAAACGATTCCGCCGTGACGGTCGACTTCGGCAAGGACGTCGGCGGCGTGGTGACGCTGAACTTCGCCGGTGCCAGCGACTCCTCGCAAAGCGTCGGGCTGGCCTTCTCGGAGTCCAGCCAGTTCGTCGGCACCGGCAGTGACGCCTCCAGCGGCGGCGGCGCGGACGGCGCGCTGTTCGCGGCGGTTCCGGCCGGCGGCGGCAGCTACACCATGCCGAAGGACAAGCTGCGCGGCGGATTCAGGTACCTGACACTCTTCCTGAACTCCGGCGGTTACGCCGACATCAACGGCGTTTCGCTGGCGTTCAGCGCGGCTCCCAACGCCTCGGACCCGGCCGCGTACCCGGACTACTTCTGCTCCAACGACGACACCCTGAACCGCCTCTGGTACGCCGGCGCCTACACCACGCAGCTGGACACCATCGATCCGACCGAGGGCCGGGCCTGGCCGCCGCCCTCGTCGGGATGGGAGAACAACGCCGTCATCGGCACCGGCACCGAGGTGCTCACCGACGGCGCGAAGCGGGACCGCACGGTGTGGCCCGGCGACATGGGCGTCTCGGCGGTCACCGCGTACGTGAGCACCGACGACATGCTCGGCGTCCGCAACTCCTTGACCACGATGTACCAGGGCCAGAAGTCGACCGGCGAGCTGCCGTTCAGCGGCCCGGCGTTCAACCTCTACGGCTCGGACACATACCACATGTGGACCCTGATAGGGACGTACACGTACTACCTCGACACCTCCGACAAGGCCTGGCTGGACAGCATCTGGAGCAAGTACCAGCTCGGGATGAGCTTCATGACGGCCAAGATCGACGGCAACAACCTGCTGAACGTCACCAACACCAACGACTGGGCGCGCGGCGACCAGGGCGGGGAGAACATCGAGGCCAACGCCATGCTGTACGAGGCGCTGACCACCGGCGCCCGGCTGGCCACGGCCGAGGGCAACGGCTCGCTGGCCGCGACGTACACGAATCAGGCTGCGAACATCAAGAACGCCGTCAACGCCACGCTGTGGGACGGATCGGTCGGCGCCTACAAGGACAATCCGACCAGCACGCTGTACCCGCAGGACGGAAACTCCCTCGCCGTCTGGTACGGCCTGACCACGCCGTCGCAGGCCACTGCGGTCGCCGCGCACCTGCGCGGGAACTGGAACAGCCTGGGAGCTCAGGCCCCTGAGTTCAACGACAATCTCTCGCCGTTCTCCGGCTCGATGGAGCTCTTCGCGCACTTCGCGGCCGGCGACGACGTCAACGCGCTCAACCTGATGCGCGACGAGTGGGGCTACCAGCTCGCCTCACCGATCGGCACCGCCAGCACCTTCTGGGAGGGCTTCGCCAACAACGGCACGCTCAACGCGTATTCGAGCTCGTTCACCAGCCTCGCGCACGGCTGGTCGACCGGGCCCACCGGCGCGCTGACCACCGACGTGCTGGGCGTCTCCCCCACCGCGCCGTCCGGGACCGCGTACCAGGTCGTGCCGCATCCCGGTGACCTGACGCACGTCGAGGGCCTGCTCACGGTGGCCGCCGGCAAGCAGATCCAGGCCGGCTACGACCACGACACGGCCGGCGACTTCAGCCTGACGGTGAACTCCTCGACCAACAGCGGGTCCACCGGCGTGATCGCCGTACCGACCTGGGGCCAGAGCCGGACGGTCACGGTCAACGGGCAGACCGCGTGGAACGGCAGCGCGTTCGTCGGAGCGCCCGGGATCGCCAGTGCCGACACCGACGGCCAGTACGTGTACTTCCGCGGCGTGGCACCCGGCGCGTACACGCTCGCGTACAGCGCTTCGGCGACCGCCCCGCCGATCGGCTACCGCGCGCTGCCGGGGACGTGGACGCGCTGCGCCGCCGAGAACGGCACCTGCGCCGTGAACGGCACGTCGGTGATCGCCTTCGGCGCCGACGCGCGCTTCAACTACCTGCAGACCGGCAGCGCCACCAGCTGCTCCGACTCGGTCTTCGGCGACCCGAACAACGGTGTCGCGAAGTGGTGCTACGTGCAGACGACGCAGCCTCCGCCGCCGGGGTGGCAGCAGTGCTCGACCGAGAACCAGAACTGCTCCTACAGCGGCCTGATGACGATCGCGTTCGGCGCGAACGGCACGTACAAGTTCGCCACCCTCGGCGGCAACGGCACGGCCTGCGACGACGCGGTCTTCGGCGACCCGACCCCCGGCGTGGCCAAGGCCTGCTACCTGCTGGGCCCGCCGCCGAGCTTCGCGACGTGGACGGCCTGCGCGGCCGAGAACGGCAGTTGCACGTTCTCCGGCAGCCACGAGGTCGCCTTCGGTGTGAACGGCCGGTACTACTTCGGCAGCTTCAGCGGCGGCACCCCGTGCACGAACACCGTGTTCGGCGACCCGGCGTTCGGCTCGGCGAAGGCGTGCTACGTGCAGTAG
- a CDS encoding DeoR/GlpR family DNA-binding transcription regulator yields the protein MYAEERQQAILHKARVDGRVDVVVLAEDLTVTTETIRRDLTALERAGFVRRVHGGAIPVERLGFEPALAVRDQSMTAEKERIVKAALDQLPEEGSIIIDAGTTTGRLASVLPADRELTVVVNAPALAAQLVARPNLTVLMLGGRIRGRTLAAVDEWALAPLSQLCVDVAFMATNGVSVARGLTTPDLAEAAVKRAMIGAARRTVLLADHTKVGNDCMARFGGLDDVDLFITDAGLDEETAADFGGAGVRVVRA from the coding sequence ATGTACGCAGAGGAACGACAGCAGGCGATCCTGCACAAGGCGCGCGTCGACGGCCGGGTGGACGTCGTGGTCCTGGCCGAGGACCTGACGGTGACCACCGAGACGATCCGCCGGGACCTGACGGCGCTGGAGCGGGCCGGCTTCGTACGCCGGGTGCACGGCGGGGCGATCCCGGTCGAGCGGCTCGGATTCGAGCCGGCGCTGGCCGTGCGCGACCAGAGCATGACCGCGGAGAAGGAGCGGATCGTCAAGGCGGCCCTGGACCAGCTCCCGGAGGAGGGCTCGATCATCATCGACGCCGGCACCACCACCGGCCGGCTGGCTTCGGTGCTGCCGGCCGACCGGGAGCTGACCGTCGTGGTGAACGCCCCGGCGCTGGCCGCGCAACTGGTCGCGCGGCCGAATCTCACGGTCCTGATGCTCGGCGGCCGGATCCGCGGCCGCACGCTGGCCGCGGTGGACGAATGGGCTCTGGCCCCGCTGTCCCAGCTGTGTGTGGACGTGGCCTTCATGGCCACCAACGGAGTCTCCGTCGCACGCGGCCTGACCACCCCGGACCTGGCCGAGGCCGCGGTGAAGCGCGCGATGATCGGCGCGGCCCGGCGCACCGTCCTGCTGGCCGACCACACCAAGGTCGGCAACGACTGCATGGCCCGCTTCGGCGGCCTGGACGACGTCGATCTGTTCATCACCGACGCCGGTCTGGACGAGGAGACCGCCGCCGACTTCGGCGGCGCCGGGGTGCGGGTGGTCCGGGCATGA
- the pfkB gene encoding 1-phosphofructokinase, producing MIVTLTLNPSLDRTLGLQSLRRGEVLRATSARIDPGGKGVNVTRVLRAFDVDSHAVIPCAGPDGEELVRLLQKAGVPVTEVPVAGWTRSNITLVEADGRSTKVNAPGGALTDEEVELLADTVVDRCVSQGIENAPASWAVLSGSLPPGVPDGVYANLTSVFAEHGVRVAVDTSGAALVAALDAGPDLVKPNRQELAAAVGTPLNSIADVVAAAEKLLSRGVKAVLASLGADGAVLVDSSGAVLGTADPIDPVSTVGAGDAMLAGFLAAGARGEKALIEGMAWARAAVGLPGSQMPGPADVSREGIRVVRDPGGKPAGAVRLADDG from the coding sequence ATGATCGTGACCCTCACCCTCAACCCCAGCCTGGACCGCACGCTGGGCCTGCAGTCGCTGCGCCGCGGCGAGGTGCTGCGCGCCACCTCCGCGCGCATCGACCCCGGCGGCAAGGGCGTCAATGTGACCCGGGTGCTGCGCGCCTTCGACGTCGACTCGCACGCGGTGATCCCGTGTGCCGGTCCGGACGGCGAGGAACTGGTGCGGCTGCTGCAGAAGGCGGGCGTCCCGGTGACCGAGGTCCCGGTCGCCGGCTGGACCAGGTCGAACATCACGCTGGTCGAGGCCGACGGCCGGTCCACGAAGGTCAACGCCCCCGGCGGGGCGCTGACCGACGAGGAGGTGGAGCTGCTCGCCGACACCGTCGTGGACCGGTGCGTGTCACAGGGCATTGAGAACGCTCCTGCTTCCTGGGCCGTGCTGTCCGGCAGCCTGCCGCCGGGCGTGCCGGACGGTGTCTACGCGAACCTGACGTCAGTGTTCGCCGAGCACGGGGTCAGGGTCGCGGTCGACACCAGCGGTGCGGCGCTCGTGGCCGCGCTCGACGCCGGTCCCGATCTGGTCAAGCCGAACCGGCAGGAGTTGGCCGCGGCGGTCGGGACCCCGCTGAACAGCATCGCCGATGTCGTCGCCGCGGCGGAGAAGCTGTTGTCCCGGGGCGTCAAAGCAGTACTGGCGAGCCTCGGTGCCGACGGCGCCGTACTCGTCGACTCCTCCGGCGCGGTCCTCGGCACCGCCGATCCGATCGATCCGGTGAGCACCGTCGGCGCCGGCGACGCGATGCTGGCCGGCTTCCTGGCCGCCGGCGCGCGGGGCGAGAAGGCCCTGATCGAGGGCATGGCGTGGGCTCGGGCCGCCGTCGGCCTGCCGGGCAGCCAGATGCCCGGCCCGGCCGACGTCAGCCGGGAAGGGATCCGGGTCGTGCGCGACCCGGGAGGTAAACCGGCCGGGGCGGTCCGCCTGGCCGACGACGGCTGA
- the mtlA gene encoding mannitol-specific PTS transporter subunit IIC, whose protein sequence is MSSMAYTPAPTGTGLKATVQKFGSFLASMVMPNIGAFIAWGLITALFIPTGWTPNKSLGELVTPMITYLLPILIGYTGGRLVHGQRGAVIGAIATVGVVVGSSVPMFLGAMIAGPASAWVLKQFDKLTADRLRAGFEMLVDNFSLGIIGGGFAVLGKWAIGPAVNHVTNWAGSGVNWVLNHHLLPFVSILIEPAKVLFLNNAINHGVLDPLAVAQSAVHHKSILFMLESNPGPGLGILCAYLLFGPRALRPTVPGAIVIQFLGGIHEIYFPYILMKPRLILAAIAGGFAGISVFSVTGAGLVASPSPGSIFAYLTETPRGSYFGVLAGVVVAAAVSFVVGSVLLGFGRGEKPEDEAAESAESAEEAGGASGVSDAVPAQSSPEGATA, encoded by the coding sequence ATGTCTTCGATGGCTTATACGCCGGCTCCGACCGGCACCGGATTGAAGGCCACAGTCCAGAAGTTCGGCTCGTTCCTGGCCTCGATGGTGATGCCGAACATCGGCGCGTTCATCGCCTGGGGCCTGATCACGGCGCTGTTCATCCCGACCGGCTGGACCCCGAACAAGTCGCTCGGCGAGCTGGTCACGCCGATGATCACCTACCTGCTGCCGATCCTGATCGGCTACACCGGCGGCCGGCTCGTGCACGGCCAGCGCGGCGCGGTGATCGGCGCCATCGCCACCGTCGGCGTGGTGGTCGGGTCCTCGGTGCCGATGTTTCTCGGCGCGATGATCGCCGGTCCCGCCTCGGCGTGGGTGCTGAAGCAGTTCGACAAGCTGACCGCGGACCGGCTGCGCGCCGGGTTCGAGATGCTGGTCGACAACTTCTCCCTGGGCATCATCGGCGGCGGGTTCGCGGTGCTGGGCAAGTGGGCGATCGGCCCGGCGGTGAACCATGTGACGAACTGGGCCGGCTCCGGTGTGAACTGGGTGCTGAACCACCACCTGCTGCCCTTCGTCAGCATCCTGATCGAGCCGGCGAAGGTGCTGTTCCTGAACAACGCCATCAACCACGGCGTGCTGGACCCGCTGGCGGTGGCGCAGTCCGCGGTGCACCACAAGTCGATCCTGTTCATGCTGGAGTCCAACCCCGGTCCGGGCCTGGGCATCCTGTGCGCGTACCTGCTGTTCGGCCCGCGTGCGCTGCGCCCGACGGTCCCCGGCGCGATCGTCATCCAGTTCCTCGGCGGCATCCACGAGATCTACTTCCCGTACATCCTGATGAAGCCGCGGCTGATCCTGGCCGCGATCGCCGGCGGGTTCGCGGGTATCTCAGTGTTCTCCGTCACCGGTGCCGGCCTGGTCGCCTCGCCCTCGCCGGGCTCGATCTTCGCCTACCTCACCGAGACCCCTCGCGGGAGCTACTTCGGAGTGCTGGCCGGGGTCGTGGTCGCGGCGGCGGTGTCGTTCGTCGTGGGCTCGGTCCTGCTCGGGTTCGGACGTGGTGAGAAGCCGGAAGACGAAGCGGCTGAATCGGCCGAATCGGCCGAAGAAGCGGGCGGCGCGTCCGGCGTGTCCGATGCCGTCCCCGCGCAGTCCTCACCTGAAGGAGCGACGGCATGA
- a CDS encoding PTS lactose transporter subunit IIB translates to MSTLSASDIKKIIVACDAGMGSSVMLAGTLKRQLKNTGVTVEHAQVSAIPADADLILTQQSLAERARASAPGKPVVTFQIFLGDPAVNKVVKAVKEGGTIDV, encoded by the coding sequence ATGAGCACTCTGTCCGCCTCGGACATCAAGAAGATCATCGTGGCCTGCGACGCCGGGATGGGGTCCTCGGTGATGCTGGCCGGCACGTTGAAGCGGCAGCTGAAGAACACCGGCGTGACCGTGGAGCACGCGCAGGTCTCGGCCATCCCGGCCGACGCCGACCTGATCCTGACCCAGCAGAGCCTGGCCGAGCGGGCCCGGGCCTCGGCGCCGGGCAAGCCGGTGGTGACGTTCCAGATCTTCCTCGGCGACCCGGCCGTGAACAAGGTCGTCAAAGCCGTGAAGGAAGGCGGCACCATCGATGTCTGA